In the genome of Segnochrobactrum spirostomi, the window TATCGGGCCAAGGCCTACAAGGTCGAACCGGTTCCCGGGCAGGCCGGCCAATATTTCTGCTCCGTCGCCTACGATCTCGATCTCTTCGAGGAAGGCTCGATCGCCAATCTGACGGCGTCGATCATCGGCAACGTGTTCTCCTTCAAGCCGCTCAAGGCGTGCCGGCTCGAGGACATGCGGCTGCCGGTCGCCTATGTGAAGACCTTCCGCGGGCCGCCGACCGGCATCGTCGTCGAGCGCGAGCGCCTCGACAAGTTCGGCCGCCCGCTGCTCGGCGCCACGACCAAGCCGAAGCTCGGCCTGTCGGGCAAGAATTACGGCCGCGTCGTTTACGAGGCGCTGAAAGGCGGGCTCGATTTCGTCAAGGACGACGAGAACATCAACTCCCAACCCTTCATGCATTGGCGCGACCGCTTCCTCTATTGCATGGAGGCCGTGAATAAGGCGAGCGCCGAGACCGGCGAGGTCAAGGGCCATTATCTCAACATCACCGCCGGAACCATGGAGGAGATGTATCGCCGCGCCGAGTTCGCCTACGAGCTCGGGTCGTGCATCGTGATGGTGGACCTCATCGTCGGGTGGACGGCGATCCAGTCGATCTCGAACTGGTGCCGCGAGCACGACATGATCCTGCACATGCATCGGGCCGGTCATGGGACCTATACCCGGCAGAAGACGCACGGCATCTCGTTCCGCGTCATCGCCAAGTGGCTCAGGCTCGCCGGCGTCGATCATCTCCACGCCGGGACCGCCGTCGGCAAGCTCGAGGGCGATCCGATGACGGTGCAGGGCTACTACAATGTCTGCCGCGAGATGCGGAACGCGGTCGATCTGCCGCGCGGCGTGTTCTTCGAGCAGGATTGGGGCGGCATCCGCAAGGTGATGCCGGTCGCCTCCGGCGGCATCCACGCCGGGCAGATGCACCAGCTCCTCGATCTCTTCGGGGACGATGTGGTGCTCCAATTCGGCGGCGGCACGATCGGCCATCCGATGGGCATCCAGGCGGGCGCGACGGCGAACCGCGTCGCCCTCGAAGCGATGGTGCTCGCCCGCAACGAGGGACGCGACATCAAGCGCGAGGGGCCGGAGATCCTCATCGAGGCGGCGAAATGGTGCCAGCCGCTGCGGGCCGCGCTCGATACCTGGGGCGACATCACCTTCGATTACGCCTCGACCGACACGTCGGATTATGTGCCGACGGCGAGCGTCGCCTGAGCCGACTTCTTCCGACAAGCCGGCGGCCGCTCACGCGCGGCCGCGCCCCGGGGACCGCCCACGCGGCCACGCCGCGCCTCAGGAGCGATGATGATGCGCCTCACTCAAGGGA includes:
- a CDS encoding form I ribulose bisphosphate carboxylase large subunit; its protein translation is MGDQSAAIGTIKDAKKRYAAGVLKYAQMGYWDGDYVPKDTDVLALFRITPQEGVDPVEAAAAVAGESSTATWTVVWTDRLTAADVYRAKAYKVEPVPGQAGQYFCSVAYDLDLFEEGSIANLTASIIGNVFSFKPLKACRLEDMRLPVAYVKTFRGPPTGIVVERERLDKFGRPLLGATTKPKLGLSGKNYGRVVYEALKGGLDFVKDDENINSQPFMHWRDRFLYCMEAVNKASAETGEVKGHYLNITAGTMEEMYRRAEFAYELGSCIVMVDLIVGWTAIQSISNWCREHDMILHMHRAGHGTYTRQKTHGISFRVIAKWLRLAGVDHLHAGTAVGKLEGDPMTVQGYYNVCREMRNAVDLPRGVFFEQDWGGIRKVMPVASGGIHAGQMHQLLDLFGDDVVLQFGGGTIGHPMGIQAGATANRVALEAMVLARNEGRDIKREGPEILIEAAKWCQPLRAALDTWGDITFDYASTDTSDYVPTASVA